A stretch of Carnobacterium iners DNA encodes these proteins:
- a CDS encoding OsmC family protein, whose product MTAPKSLFHAEMVNENGVDGVAYVKNDGLKVSLSSPTSSAPGTNPEELLGLSLSTCLNATIQSVLKARGKQNKSRVEVQVDFVKETTKPGYYFDVLATAQIDGLGFDEVQKLVEVAERLCPVSKLLMGSQTVIVKAIEGYTN is encoded by the coding sequence ATGACAGCTCCCAAAAGTCTATTCCATGCTGAAATGGTTAATGAAAATGGTGTCGATGGAGTAGCTTATGTAAAAAATGATGGCTTAAAAGTAAGTCTATCTAGTCCGACTTCAAGTGCTCCTGGGACAAATCCAGAAGAATTGTTGGGTCTTTCTTTAAGTACTTGTTTAAATGCTACAATTCAATCCGTATTAAAGGCTAGAGGCAAACAGAATAAGAGTAGAGTCGAAGTTCAAGTAGATTTTGTAAAAGAAACAACAAAACCTGGTTATTATTTTGATGTACTTGCTACAGCACAAATAGATGGATTAGGATTTGATGAAGTACAAAAACTTGTAGAAGTAGCAGAGCGACTTTGTCCAGTATCTAAATTATTAATGGGCAGTCAAACTGTTATTGTCAAGGCTATCGAAGGTTACACGAATTAA